One stretch of Armigeres subalbatus isolate Guangzhou_Male chromosome 2, GZ_Asu_2, whole genome shotgun sequence DNA includes these proteins:
- the LOC134217480 gene encoding succinate dehydrogenase assembly factor 4, mitochondrial-like produces MTSKVLLNKLSSLSARNVYIVNYVPSLSFSSKPPDKPVSPRMEEFQKKLREKTPIGKLDEIVGKHPYQEKEPLAPWPNNTNPNTGEIGGPRGPEPTRYGDWERKGRVSDF; encoded by the exons ATGACTTCTAAAGTTCTGCTAAATAAACTTTCGAGTCTGTCGGCTAGAAATGTATATATTGTGAACTATG TACCCTCACTATCGTTTTCCTCGAAGCCACCTGATAAGCCAGTAAGCCCTCGGatggaagaattccagaaaaaacTGCGAGAGAAAACTCCTATCGGTAAGCTGGATGAAATTGTTGGCAAACATCCATACCAAGAAAAAGAGCCCCTTGCACCGTGGCCAAACAATACAAACCCTAATACCGGTGAAATCGGTGGCCCTCGAGGACCGGAACCAACTCGTTATGGCGACTGGGAACGAAAGGGACGTGTCAGTGACTTCTAG